From Bacillota bacterium, one genomic window encodes:
- a CDS encoding EscU/YscU/HrcU family type III secretion system export apparatus switch protein yields MKIKQAAALRYNPDNNLAPEIVAKGKGLIAEKIVEKAKESNVPIYYDEKLAETLNAMNLGEEIPPQLYRVVAEILVFVSDLDKKYGERYGIYRKDE; encoded by the coding sequence ATGAAAATTAAGCAAGCTGCTGCTTTAAGGTATAACCCTGATAATAACCTTGCGCCTGAAATAGTTGCCAAAGGGAAGGGCTTAATTGCAGAAAAAATAGTTGAGAAAGCAAAAGAAAGTAATGTACCTATATATTATGATGAAAAGCTTGCAGAAACTCTAAACGCAATGAATCTGGGCGAGGAAATACCACCCCAGCTGTATAGGGTAGTAGCCGAAATACTGGTATTTGTGAGTGATTTGGACAAGAAATATGGCGAAAGATATGGGATTTATAGAAAAGATGAATAA